A single Methanolobus sp. ZRKC5 DNA region contains:
- the fpoI gene encoding F420H2 dehydrogenase subunit FpoI: MVIKNIITAVKNIYFGPTVTRMCPEVATKLSDRFRGLQKLDKDKCIGCGICANTCPNNAIKIIRARINPESDKQRWFPAIDVGHCLFCGLCIDQCPKEALSNSKVYLTGIIRWNHEDLLFTPDMLAREVDINAEDEAGEEVSRWTPQ; encoded by the coding sequence ATGGTTATTAAAAATATCATAACAGCAGTTAAAAATATTTATTTCGGTCCCACAGTAACAAGAATGTGCCCGGAAGTAGCTACAAAACTTTCGGACAGGTTCAGGGGCTTGCAAAAACTGGATAAAGATAAATGTATAGGTTGTGGAATATGTGCCAATACATGTCCCAACAATGCTATTAAGATCATAAGGGCACGTATCAATCCAGAGAGTGATAAACAGAGATGGTTCCCTGCAATAGATGTCGGTCACTGTCTGTTCTGTGGTCTTTGTATCGATCAGTGTCCAAAGGAAGCGTTGTCAAACTCAAAAGTGTATTTGACAGGTATTATCCGCTGGAATCATGAGGATCTTCTCTTTACACCAGACATGCTGGCAAGGGAAGTTGACATTAATGCTGAAGATGAAGCTGGTGAAGAGGTGAGCAGATGGACACCACAATAG
- the fpoH gene encoding F420H2 dehydrogenase subunit FpoH: MQLEDIIYNPLLRGILGLCLMGGVFLGAMAVVWFERKLSADIQQRYGPMRTGFHGLLQLVADAIKLFTKEDIIPKNADRLLFVSAPILLMGSVFLMLVAIPFGAIIINGVTYPIAATDMDISVLYIEAVSAISVIGIFMIAYSANNKYSLLGAFRNFARMIGYEVPLGICIVSVAIMAGSLNIIEIAQAQNPLWFIIKQPIGFIVFFIALMADMGRLPFDQNESEEELIAGWITEYTGMRFGLGFFAEYIHLILGSMLIVLLFLGGWNLPAALTSNVILGIILPTAFYLGKVALVILTIIMIRWAVPRYRIDQVVDLSWKRLLPLALLNLGWVIALGLLGV, from the coding sequence ATGCAATTAGAAGATATAATTTATAATCCACTTCTAAGAGGTATCCTTGGCCTGTGCCTAATGGGTGGCGTATTCCTCGGTGCGATGGCTGTTGTGTGGTTTGAGCGTAAACTTTCTGCAGATATCCAGCAGAGATACGGTCCGATGAGGACAGGTTTTCATGGATTACTCCAGCTTGTCGCAGATGCTATCAAGCTGTTCACCAAAGAGGATATCATTCCAAAGAATGCTGACAGACTATTGTTCGTTTCAGCACCTATTCTTCTAATGGGTTCTGTTTTCCTTATGCTTGTGGCAATTCCGTTCGGTGCGATAATCATCAATGGTGTGACGTACCCGATTGCGGCAACAGATATGGATATCAGTGTTCTTTACATTGAAGCTGTATCAGCTATTTCTGTTATCGGTATTTTCATGATCGCATACAGTGCAAACAACAAGTACTCTCTTCTTGGTGCTTTCAGGAACTTTGCACGTATGATCGGATACGAGGTTCCTCTTGGAATTTGTATAGTGAGTGTAGCCATCATGGCTGGTTCACTGAATATTATAGAGATAGCTCAGGCACAGAATCCTCTCTGGTTCATAATCAAGCAGCCAATAGGATTCATTGTATTTTTCATTGCTCTTATGGCAGACATGGGTCGTCTTCCTTTTGACCAGAACGAATCTGAGGAAGAACTCATTGCCGGATGGATCACTGAATATACAGGTATGAGATTTGGTCTTGGTTTCTTCGCAGAATATATCCACCTTATCCTTGGTTCAATGCTTATTGTTCTGTTGTTCCTCGGAGGATGGAACCTGCCTGCAGCACTGACTTCCAACGTTATTCTTGGTATTATCCTTCCAACTGCTTTCTACTTAGGAAAGGTAGCATTGGTAATTCTTACAATTATCATGATCAGATGGGCAGTTCCAAGATACAGGATCGATCAGGTAGTAGACCTGAGCTGGAAAAGGCTTCTGCCATTAGCCCTACTTAACCTTGGGTGGGTAATTGCACTTGGCCTGCTGGGGGTGTGA